Genomic DNA from Acidobacteriota bacterium:
CGAACAAGAACGTGCTCCACCCCAAACCGATCCATTTCGAGACCCAGCGCGAGGACGTCATCGTCGAGGTCGCCATGCAGTACAACGACGGCTACAGCGAGACGATCTTCTCCTTCGCCAACAACATCAACACCCACGAGGGGGGAACCCACCTCTCCGGCTTCAAGGCCGCCCTGACGCGCACCGTCAACGCCTACGGCCAGAAGGAGGACCTGCTCAAGGACCTGAAGGAGAACCCCACCGGGGAGGACATCCGCGAGGGGCTGGTGGCCGTCATCAGCGTCAAGCTGAAAAACCCGCAGTTCGAGGGGCAGACCAAGACCAAGCTGGGGAACAGCGAGGTCCGGGGGCTGGTGGAGGCGGCGGTCAACGAGAGCCTGGGGGCCTTCCTGGAGCAGAACCCGGCGGTGGCGCGCAAGGTCCTGGCTAAGGGGATCGAAGCGGCGCGGGCGCGCGAGGCGGCGCGCAAGGCCAGGGACCTGACGCGGCGCAAGGGGGCGCTCGATACGGCCCTCCTGCCGGGGAAGCTGGCCGACTGCCAGGAGCGGGACCCGGCGCTGTGCGAGATCTACATCGTCGAGGGGGACAGCGCCGGCGGCTCGGCCAAGCAGGGGAGGGACCGCAAGTTCCAGGCGATCCTGCCGATCCGGGGGAAGATCCTGAACGTCGAGAAGGCGCGCTTCGACAAGATGCTGGGGAACGCCGAGGTCGCCACGATGATCTCCGCCTTCGGGACCGGGATCGGGAAGGAGGACTTCGCCACCGAAAAGCTCCGCTACCACCGCATCATCATCATGACGGACGCGGACGTGGACGGGGCCCACATCCGCACGCTCCTGCTGACCTTTTTCTACCGGCAGATGCCCGAACTGCTCGAGCGGGGCCACATCTACATCGCCCAGCCCCCCCTGTACGGGGTCCGGCACGGCAAGTCGGTCCGGTACCTGAAGGACGAGCAGGAGATGGACGACTTTTTGATGAAGCGGGCGACCGACGGCGTCGCCGTGACGGTGGAAAAAACGGGAACGCAGTACACCGGGGAGGGCCTCATCCGGGTGGTGCGCATGATGGGGGAACGCGCCGCCATCCAGGAAAAACTGAACCGGAAGCTGCAGCACGGGGAGCTGCTCGAGCGGCTGCTCGAGGCGATCGCCGGGGAGGGGGGGCTCTTCGACCAGGGGTTCAGCCTGCGCCAGCTGTTCGAGCAGAAGGAGCTCCTGGCCTCGCTCTGCCCCGCCCTCGAGGAGATCGGGTACGGGTGCCGCATTCTCGAGGACGAGGAGCACGGGCTGTTTTCGCTCGAGGTCGAGAACGGGGTCAGGGGAAACAGGGTCTCCCTGAACTGGGATTTTCTCTCCTCGGCCGAATGGCAGCGGGTGCTCGAGCTTTTCGCCGCCATGGTCCCCCTGGGGAAGCCCCCCCTGACCGTCAGGGA
This window encodes:
- the gyrB gene encoding DNA topoisomerase (ATP-hydrolyzing) subunit B — translated: MSENILPAENENVGAPDEGILPVEKYGADQIRVLEGLEAVRLRPAMYIGSTGVEGLHHLVYEVVDNSVDEALNGYCTRIEVTIHIDNSVTVVDDGRGIPTDEYEQTGKSAAEIVLTVLHAGGKFDNGSYKVSGGLHGVGVSVVNALSARMDVQIWRDGKVFEQGFERGVPVTAFVQAGTTRRRGTKVTFRPDERIFETLEFSYDTIAARLRELSFLNKGLEIALEDLRSDRRETFRYEGGIASFIEYLNTNKNVLHPKPIHFETQREDVIVEVAMQYNDGYSETIFSFANNINTHEGGTHLSGFKAALTRTVNAYGQKEDLLKDLKENPTGEDIREGLVAVISVKLKNPQFEGQTKTKLGNSEVRGLVEAAVNESLGAFLEQNPAVARKVLAKGIEAARAREAARKARDLTRRKGALDTALLPGKLADCQERDPALCEIYIVEGDSAGGSAKQGRDRKFQAILPIRGKILNVEKARFDKMLGNAEVATMISAFGTGIGKEDFATEKLRYHRIIIMTDADVDGAHIRTLLLTFFYRQMPELLERGHIYIAQPPLYGVRHGKSVRYLKDEQEMDDFLMKRATDGVAVTVEKTGTQYTGEGLIRVVRMMGERAAIQEKLNRKLQHGELLERLLEAIAGEGGLFDQGFSLRQLFEQKELLASLCPALEEIGYGCRILEDEEHGLFSLEVENGVRGNRVSLNWDFLSSAEWQRVLELFAAMVPLGKPPLTVRENGNCVTVHSGEELLQYLRALGKKDLAVQRYKGLGEMNPGQLWETTMNPQTRTMLRVTIDDAVQTDAIFTILMGDTVEPRRRFIEDNALNVRNLDI